AGATGACCTCCTGCAGTTCCGCACCGTGGATATCGTTTGGAGCAGCGCTGATCATATCCTTGCCAGGGGGCTTAAAGAGGGTGAGAAGCTTATCGTCTCCGACGTTCCCGCTCCGGTGGAGGGAATGAAGGTTAGCGTAAGCGAAGATCAGGAGCCCGAAGCCAGTAGCCAGAATCCAGCAATACGCGACACGGTGACACGGAGAAAAATCATTAAGATGTCATATATCAACTAAAGGCCCAGGAAATCGATATGGAAGATTTTAACTCCAAACCTCAAACCTCAAACCCCAAACTCGAAACTTCTTATCGTGGTGCGATAGCATGGATGGCCAGCAACCCCGTCGCGGCCAACCTCATCATGATCGTGTGCCTGGTTGGCGGTTTCCTCATGCTGGGCAAGATCACCCAGGAGGTATTCCCCAGCACAGAACAGGACATCGTAAGGATCCAGGCTTTCTATCCGGGGGCCAGCCCCGAGGAGATCGAACAGGGCCTGATCCTTGTCATCGAGGAGGCTGTCAGGGGCCTCGATGGTGTTAGCGAGGTGAGTTCCACAGCTGATGAAGGAAGGGGAACCGTCAATGTGACGCTCCTGGAGGGGCAGGATCTCCAGAAACTGGCCAACGATATCAAAAGTGAGGTCTCTCGTATTGGCACCTTCCCCGCGGATGCCGATGACCCTGAAGTGAGGATCCTTTCCAGGCGGCGGAACGTCATCGACCTGGTTCTTTATGGGCAGACCAGCGCCGCGACCCTCCACGAACTGGGTGAACTGACCCGGGACCAGCTTCTCACAGACCCCGACATCACCCAGGTGGAACTGGACGGCGTGCGCCCCCTGGAAATCAGCATTGAGATCTCTCAGGAGAACCTGCTCCGCTATAACCTGACCCTCGACGAAGTGGCGGCCAGGCTGCGCAGCGCCGCTGTGGACCTCCCCGGCGGCGGCATCAAGACAGCCGGTGGTGAGATCCTTCTCCGAATGAAGGAGCGACGGGACTATGGCCGCCAGTTCGCCAGCATCCCGGTGATCACGGCCCCCGACGGTTCCCAGGTCCTGCTCGGAGACATCGCTGTCGTGAACGACTCCTACGAGGATTCCGACAGCTACGCCACCTTTGACGGCAAGCCCGCCGTCTTTCTCGACATCTTCCGTATCGGGGATCAGACCCCCATAAAGGTGGCCGATGGTGTTTTCAGGCAACTCGAGATCCTGAAGAACACCCTTCCGGAAGGGATCGGGATCGCCATTTTGAGGGACAACGCCAAAGCCTACCGGGAGCGCGCCGAGCTGCTTATCAGGAACGGGATCCTGGGCACCCTGCTGGTCCTGGTGATCCTCGGCATTTTCCTCGAGCTCCGTCTGGCATTCTGGGTGATGATGGGCATCCCCATCTCCTTTCTGGGTTCCCTTCTCTTCTTCCCCGTCCTGGGAATCTCCATCAACATGATCACCCTTTTCGCTTTCATCATGGCCGTGGGTATTGTGGTGGACGACGCCGTCATTGTGGGAGAGAACGTCTACTATTATTACCAGGAGGAGGACAATCTTCTTGACGCCGCCACCCGGGGAGCCCGGGAGATCGCCACCCCGGTGACCTTCAGCATCCTCACCAACGTAGCCGCCTTCATGCCTCTGTACTTTATCCCGGGAGTCATGGGCAAGGTGTTCAAAATGATACCGCTGGTGGTCTGTACAGCATTTATGATCTCCCTCTTCGAATCTCTTTTTATCCTGCCGGCCCACCTTGGACACCGTCAGGAGAGAAAACTGGGCAGCATCCGGGGGTGGATCCACCAGCGCCAGCAGGCCTTCTCCCGATGGTTCATCCGCTGGGTGCGCAACCGCTTCGGCCCTTTCCTGGACGCCGCCCTATCGAGGCGCTACCTGGTTATTGCCATTGCCGTTGCCATTCTGGCCTTCTTCCTGGCTTACGCCGGCAGCGGGCGCATGGGTCTGGGGCTTTTCCCCCGGGTGGAGTCCGATTTCGCCAGAGCGTCGGCAAGCATCTCCTTCGGCTCTCCGGTGGAAAAAACCGAAGCCGTAGCCAAAAAGATGCGTGCGGCAGCCCTCAAGGTGGTGGAGGAGTCAGGGCACCCGGAGTTGACCACGGGGATCTACACGCGCATCGGCAGGGGGGGCAGTCACAACCTCTTCATGATCGTCTATCTGGCCGACCCGGAGATCCGCGACAAGATCATGACTACCAGGGAGTTCACCAGGAAGTGGCGCGAGGCGTTAGGGCCGCTGCCGGAGGCCGAGACCCTCAACCTGGCCTCGGACTTCGGAGGTCCGGGTTCAGGATCGGCAATCACCGTGGAGCTTAGCCACCGCGACACCCGTGTGCTGGAAAAAGCCAGCGCCGAACTATCTGAAGAGCTTCTCAACTACTCACTGGTCAAGGATATCGACGACGGGTTCCAGCCGGGCAAGGAACAGCTCGATTTCTCTCTCACTGACCGGGGGAAGGCCCTGGGACTTACCGCCGACAATGTTGCCCGGCAGATCCGCAGCTCTTTCTACGGCTCCAGGGTCCTGCGCCAGCAGCGAGGCCGCAACGAAGTGACCGTCACAGCCCGTTTGCCTGAGGCCGAACGCGAGTCCATATACAACCTCGAAGAGATGAAGATCAAAAGCCCCACGGGGGGGTTCGTGCTCCTGCGGGATGCGGTGAACGTCGAACGGGACCGCGCACTCACAACAATAAACCGCCGTGGAGGCAGGCGCGTCGTCCAGGTGACCGCTGATATAAACGACAGAAGCCGTTCCGGTGAGATCAAGGACGCTCTCAAGGAAACAGAGCTTCCAAGACTCCTGGGCCGCTATCCGGGACTTCAGTACAGTTTTGAGGGTCATGCCGCCGACACCCGGGAGAGCATGCAGAGTCTCAAGATCGGGTTTACTATCGCAATGATCCTTATCTTCGCCATGCTGGCAATACCCTTTAAATCCTACACCCAACCCCTCATCGTCATGAGCAGCATACCCTTCGGCATTATCGGAGCCGTCATAGGCCACCTGATAATGGGCTACAGCCTGAGCGTCGTGAGCATGTTCGGTATCGTGGCGCTATCCGGGGTCGTGGTTAACGACTCCCTCATTCTCATCGACTTTGCCAACCGCCGCATCCGCGAAAAAGGCATGTCCATCCACGATGCGGTCCTCGACGCCGCGATCCAGCGCTTCAGGCCCATCCTGCTCACCACAGCAACGACCTTCGGCGGATTGGCCCCCATGATGTTTGAGCCGGCCATCCAGGCCCGGTTCATGATCCCCATGGCCATCAGTCTGGGCTACGGGATCCTCTTCGCTACGGTGATCACCCTGGTTATGGTGCCGTGCCTCTACATGGTGGTTGAGGATCTGGGGAATTTACATGAAGATGTGAAGCGGGGCTGGGGAAAACTCATAGGACATGGCGACGCGGAGACACGGTGACACC
The DNA window shown above is from bacterium and carries:
- a CDS encoding efflux RND transporter permease subunit: MEDFNSKPQTSNPKLETSYRGAIAWMASNPVAANLIMIVCLVGGFLMLGKITQEVFPSTEQDIVRIQAFYPGASPEEIEQGLILVIEEAVRGLDGVSEVSSTADEGRGTVNVTLLEGQDLQKLANDIKSEVSRIGTFPADADDPEVRILSRRRNVIDLVLYGQTSAATLHELGELTRDQLLTDPDITQVELDGVRPLEISIEISQENLLRYNLTLDEVAARLRSAAVDLPGGGIKTAGGEILLRMKERRDYGRQFASIPVITAPDGSQVLLGDIAVVNDSYEDSDSYATFDGKPAVFLDIFRIGDQTPIKVADGVFRQLEILKNTLPEGIGIAILRDNAKAYRERAELLIRNGILGTLLVLVILGIFLELRLAFWVMMGIPISFLGSLLFFPVLGISINMITLFAFIMAVGIVVDDAVIVGENVYYYYQEEDNLLDAATRGAREIATPVTFSILTNVAAFMPLYFIPGVMGKVFKMIPLVVCTAFMISLFESLFILPAHLGHRQERKLGSIRGWIHQRQQAFSRWFIRWVRNRFGPFLDAALSRRYLVIAIAVAILAFFLAYAGSGRMGLGLFPRVESDFARASASISFGSPVEKTEAVAKKMRAAALKVVEESGHPELTTGIYTRIGRGGSHNLFMIVYLADPEIRDKIMTTREFTRKWREALGPLPEAETLNLASDFGGPGSGSAITVELSHRDTRVLEKASAELSEELLNYSLVKDIDDGFQPGKEQLDFSLTDRGKALGLTADNVARQIRSSFYGSRVLRQQRGRNEVTVTARLPEAERESIYNLEEMKIKSPTGGFVLLRDAVNVERDRALTTINRRGGRRVVQVTADINDRSRSGEIKDALKETELPRLLGRYPGLQYSFEGHAADTRESMQSLKIGFTIAMILIFAMLAIPFKSYTQPLIVMSSIPFGIIGAVIGHLIMGYSLSVVSMFGIVALSGVVVNDSLILIDFANRRIREKGMSIHDAVLDAAIQRFRPILLTTATTFGGLAPMMFEPAIQARFMIPMAISLGYGILFATVITLVMVPCLYMVVEDLGNLHEDVKRGWGKLIGHGDAETR